Genomic window (Fretibacterium sp. OH1220_COT-178):
GGAGTAGAAGTTGATGCTGCGCGTCTTGCCCGGAGTCGCCCCCACGTGGGCCAGCCGCGTCCCCAGCAGCGTGTTGATCAGCGTCGACTTTCCGACGTTGGAGCGTCCGGCGATGGCGATCTCCGGTGCCGCCTCGGGCGGCAACTGAGAGGACGCGAAACAGGTCGCCTCGAGCGAGGCCCTCCAGCGCATCAGTCCTCCAGCCCTTTTCCGAAGACGGTCATGACGTCCTCGGCGTAATCGAAACGCATCCCCTCGGTATAGTCCCTGGAGATCTCCTCGACGTCCACCCGGTTGGCCGAGGGCAGGACGATATGATGGATCCCATGGCGCCGGGCCGCCAGAATTTTCTCGCGGATTCCTCCGACGGGAAGGACCTTCCCCCTGAGGGAGATCTCCCCCGTCATGGCGATGCCCGGGCGTACCCGACGGCCGCTGACCGCGGACAGGATCGCCGTCGCCATCGTGATTCCGGCCGAGGGGCCATCCTTCGGCACCGCCCCCTCCGGAACATGGATGTGGATGTCCACGGACTTCCAATCGAACGCCCCAATCCCGAGGGCATCGCTTTCGGAGCGGAGGTAACTCACGGCCGCCCGCGCGGATTCCTGCATCACCTCGCCCAGGTGGCCCGTCAGGACCAGTTCCCCCTTGCCCTTCATCGTCACGACCTCGATGAGAAGGACGTCGCCCCCCGCCTCCGTCCAGGCCAGACCGACGACGTTGCCCGTCTCGAAATCCTTGGGGACGGAAAGGTCGTAGAGTTTTTTGGGGCCCAGGTATTCCTTGAGATCGTTCACCTTGACCGCGACCGGAAGGATCGGGGCCTCGGACTTGTCCGCCGCCTCGACGAGACGTCGGGTGATCTTGCGCACGATGGTCGACAAGGCGCGGTCCAGGCCGCGCACCCCGGCCTCCCGCGTGTAGGAGGCGATCACCTTCTTGATCACGGAGGCCGAGATCTTTATGTCGGAGCGCTTCAGCCCATGCTCCTTCAAAATACGCGGAAGGAGGTAGCGCAGGGCGATCTGCACTTTCTCCTCGGCGAGGTATCCCGGAAGAGGGATCAGTTCCATACGGTCCAAAAGAGGCTTGGGAATCGTATGGGTGACGTTGGCCGTAGTGATGAAGAGCACCTCGCTCAGGTCGAAGGGGACCTCGAGGTAGTGGTCGGTGAACGTGGCGTTCTGCTGCGGATCCAGGACCTCCAGGAGCGCGGAGGCGGGATCGCCCCGAAAATCGTTCCCCAGCTTGTCGATCTCGTCGAGAAGCACGACGGGATTGCAACTGCCGGCCCGAGCCAGCTTCTGAACGATCCGACCCGGCAGCGAACCGATGTAGGTCCGACGGTGTCCCCTGATCTCCGCCTCGTCCCGGACCCCACCGAGGGAGACGTTGACGAAGCGCCGGTTCAGCGAGTCCGCGATGGAACGGCCCAGAGAGGTCTTTCCGACTCCGGGA
Coding sequences:
- the lon gene encoding endopeptidase La yields the protein MAARIAVVASQETPPPEERVCPVLPVRDMVLFPGIIMPLFVGRPRSLRAMESALLQDKKIFVVAQKDNETEDPESDDLYRVGTLCNVLQVVRVPDGTTKVLVEGVSRMRVEEYLLDKEFLTAHVFPMAWDQPDSSSLEPWRRRVLSSFEHYNTLQPRIPGEVMASISELGDLGQLINLVGSHISVKIEERQALLEIQDVESALAFLLRLLTEEIDILELEHDIQNRVRSVVDKHQKEYYLREQLRIIQNELGQGQGEEEEQLRYAERIEASRMSDEARDKAKRELSRLSKMSPISPEAAVIRSYLDWLLDLPWGLRTEENENIARAERRLDRDHYGLHKAKDRILEFLAVRRHAGTNMRGQIICFVGPPGVGKTSLGRSIADSLNRRFVNVSLGGVRDEAEIRGHRRTYIGSLPGRIVQKLARAGSCNPVVLLDEIDKLGNDFRGDPASALLEVLDPQQNATFTDHYLEVPFDLSEVLFITTANVTHTIPKPLLDRMELIPLPGYLAEEKVQIALRYLLPRILKEHGLKRSDIKISASVIKKVIASYTREAGVRGLDRALSTIVRKITRRLVEAADKSEAPILPVAVKVNDLKEYLGPKKLYDLSVPKDFETGNVVGLAWTEAGGDVLLIEVVTMKGKGELVLTGHLGEVMQESARAAVSYLRSESDALGIGAFDWKSVDIHIHVPEGAVPKDGPSAGITMATAILSAVSGRRVRPGIAMTGEISLRGKVLPVGGIREKILAARRHGIHHIVLPSANRVDVEEISRDYTEGMRFDYAEDVMTVFGKGLED